A stretch of DNA from Streptomyces gobiensis:
TTGTTGAGGAAGTGGTCGACGCGGAAGACCCGCTCCTCGGCCAGGCACTCGGCGAGCATGCCGTTGAGCTCACGGGCGGACTCCTGGCCCTCGGCGAAGGGCTTTTCGAATACGACGCTGCTGCCCGTCGGCGGCCCGGCTTTGGCCAACGACCGCACCGCGGGCTGGTAGAGACTGGGTGGCAGGGCCAGATAGATGACACAGGGCCCCTCGGCGCGCTCTGTCGCGGCCTTCATCCCATCGGTGTCGGTGACATCGGCTCGGATGTACTCGCATCGCGCGGCGAGCTCCTCCCGGGCTGCCCGGGGCGACTGGGGCGCGTGCTCGTCCAGCGCCGTACGGAGGTGTTCCTTGAACTCCTCGTCGGTCAGCTCCTCCCGGCTGACGCCGCGCATCCGGAACTCGTCCGGCAGCTCCCCGGCGTCGGCGAGCCGGGTCAGGGCCGGGTACAGATAGCGCCCAGCGAGATCACCGGTGGCTCCGCAGAGTACGAGGGTGGTCACGGGATACCTCCATCCGGTCGGGGGTGGTTCAGTCCTCGAACCAGGACTGGGTGGACAGCTCGGGGCGTTTGCCCTGCTCAACCCGGGCGATGGTCTCGGCGCTCGAGATCAGTCCGACATGGCTGAGCCCCTGGGGGAAATTGCCCAGCATTGACCCGTTGACCGGGTCGATCTGCTCGGAGAGCAGGCCCAGCGGGCTGGCGTATGAGCAGACCCGCTCGAAGAGCTCACCCGCCTCATCCATCCGGCACTGCCCGACCAGATTGTCCACCAGCCAGAAGCTGCACAGTACGAAGGCCCCCTCGGGCTCACCGATACCGTCCGCGGTCTCCTCGGGCAGATAGCGGTACAGCAGGCCACCGCCCGCGTCGAGCTGTTTGGCGATCGCGTCGGCGGAGGCCACCATGCGGGGGTGGTCGGCGGCCACCACCCGTCGCAGCGGCAGCGCCAGTACGGAGGCGTCCAGCGCCCCCCTGCCGCCGAGCTGTCCGCCCAGTGCTCCGGACCGCTCGTTCCAGGCGTCGCGGAGGATACGGTCCCTGATCCGCTCGGCCTGTGCCGCCCAGCCCTCTGGGTCTCCCGGCAGTTGGAGGCGGCGGGCCAGCCGCGCCGCCCGGTCCAGCGCGACCTGGCACATCGCCACTGAGTAGGTGAAGGGCTGAGCCTTCGCACGGACCTCCCAGATGCCGTGATCGGGCCGGTCCCAGAGCGTACGCGCCTGTTCGGCCAGCGCCGTCAGCCGCTCCCACAGCGCGGGCCGGATCTCACCGCCGAGGGCGGCCCATTGGAACGCACAGTCGAGGATCTCCCCGAAGACATCGTGCTGCCGCTGCCGGGCGGCGCCGTTCCCCCAGCGCACCGGCACCGAACCCCGGTAGCCGGACAGCTTGCTGTCGATCACCTCCGGCGGTGGCTCCTCGCCCGCGATGTCGTACAGCACACGGGGGATGGGGTGGCGTTCGGTCGCGCTGAGCACCCAGTCCAGAAAGCCGGCGGCCTCGTAGGCGAGGCCGAGCCGCCGTAGCGCGAAGACGGAGAAGGCCGCGTCGCGGATCCAGGAGTAGCGGTAGTCCCAGTTGCGGCTGCCGCCGATGTGCTCCGGAAGCGAGGAGGTGGGAGCGGCCACGATGGCGCCGTTCTCGACATGGTCCAGCAGCTTCAGGGTGATGGCGGAGCGGCGGACCAGGTCCGCCCGCGGCAGATCGTTCTTGACCTCCGCCGCCCAGTCGCGCCAGATCCGCAGGGTCTCCTCGATCCGGTCATCGGCGGCGGGGCCCGGCTCGGGCCCCGCCGCACCATCCCAGTCGAGGATGAGATGCAGCTCCTCGCCCTGCCGCAGTGGCACGGTGGTCTCCGATCCGGTCAGCGGCCGTGAGGCGCGCACCCGCAGGGGCGTGTGTTCCACGCCCTCGCGTGGCCGCACGACCACCCGGAGATCGACATCGCCGTGCGTCACACGGGCCCGGCGCACCAGCGCACCCTCG
This window harbors:
- a CDS encoding glycoside hydrolase family 15 protein, which gives rise to MTAPRPLTAHQGYPPIEDHGLVGDGRGCALIGRDGSVGFMCVPRFDDPPLFCGLLDQRHGGELRLVPAGLRLSAQSYLKDTGVLVTQMHTDSGVVEVTDAFLLRSGARLQHDEPAAEGALVRRARVTHGDVDLRVVVRPREGVEHTPLRVRASRPLTGSETTVPLRQGEELHLILDWDGAAGPEPGPAADDRIEETLRIWRDWAAEVKNDLPRADLVRRSAITLKLLDHVENGAIVAAPTSSLPEHIGGSRNWDYRYSWIRDAAFSVFALRRLGLAYEAAGFLDWVLSATERHPIPRVLYDIAGEEPPPEVIDSKLSGYRGSVPVRWGNGAARQRQHDVFGEILDCAFQWAALGGEIRPALWERLTALAEQARTLWDRPDHGIWEVRAKAQPFTYSVAMCQVALDRAARLARRLQLPGDPEGWAAQAERIRDRILRDAWNERSGALGGQLGGRGALDASVLALPLRRVVAADHPRMVASADAIAKQLDAGGGLLYRYLPEETADGIGEPEGAFVLCSFWLVDNLVGQCRMDEAGELFERVCSYASPLGLLSEQIDPVNGSMLGNFPQGLSHVGLISSAETIARVEQGKRPELSTQSWFED